Proteins from one Setaria italica strain Yugu1 chromosome V, Setaria_italica_v2.0, whole genome shotgun sequence genomic window:
- the LOC101781622 gene encoding uncharacterized protein LOC101781622 isoform X1, protein METITSAATSDLISRALSFLIDKFTNRECMEEKVQRLQLLLLRVRTVIEEADGRCITNSGMLMQLKLLSERMYRGYYVLENFKYRPIVQSAGQEVSSSPALASSFGASIKRFRMMSNSTTRSSTVDDLDGALRSLETMVDTMKEFVMLIGGCERVCCNPYDTYLYLDNFMFSRYVEKQHVLNTLLQKNFNNQGAPAILPIIGGHKVGKRTLVSQICSNEKIRSHFSSILHISEQVISRIEHEKFPCVRTLVVIEFMLDVNEDDWMKFYSCVSGMGEGTKVIIISRLEKLARFATVKPIHMKLLSQEEYSYLFKVLAFGSANPEDYPQLSSIGNELSTLMGRSCIIGNVLADVLRKNLNTQFWFHVLKRYKGTLENNMLLFGDHPRSIACKDRPIDITKLIYYPAPFQILPPHVGCDVSATQLPRVTFGDLIVGSAAPPKEMFELMTWESRLPPYSKIVRICVQNKTQNAAPLRKKRRGVVA, encoded by the coding sequence ATGGAGACGATTACATCTGCTGCTACCAGTGACCTAATTAGCCGTGCTCTCTCCTTTCTCATAGACAAGTTCACGAATCGAGAATGCATGGAGGAGAAGGTTCAGAGGCTGCAGCTTCTCCTGCTGAGAGTTCGTACGGTTATCGAGGAAGCAGATGGGCGATGTATCACAAACTCCGGTATGTTGATGCAGCTCAAGCTGCTTTCAGAGAGAATGTACCGAGGGTACTATGTGCTGGAAAACTTCAAGTATAGGCCCATAGTGCAGAGTGCTGGACAGGAGGTGAGTAGCTCCCCTGCACTTGCGTCATCTTTTGGGGCTTCTATAAAACGTTTCCGTATGATGAGTAACAGTACTACTAGGAGCTCAACTGTTGATGATCTTGACGGTGCTTTGCGGAGCTTAGAAACTATGGTGGATACAATGAAAGAGTTTGTTATGCTTATTGGGGGATGTGAACGCGTGTGCTGCAATCCCTATGACACGTATCTTTACCTCGATAACTTCATGTTCAGTCGCTATGTGGAAAAGCAGCATGTTCTCAACACACTGCTGCAgaaaaatttcaacaatcagGGTGCTCCAGCCATTCTTCCAATCATTGGTGGTCACAAGGTTGGCAAAAGAACTCTTGTTTCTCAAATATGCAGTAACGAGAAGATTCGGAGCCATTTCTCTTCAATATTGCATATTTCTGAGCAAGTCATAAGCAGAATAGAACATGAGAAATTCCCATGCGTGAGGACTTTGGTCGTGATTGAGTTTATGTTAGATGTGAATGAAGACGATTGGATGAAGTTCTATTCTTGTGTGTCAGGCATGGGTGAAGGAACCAAAGTGATAATCATAAGCAGGCTTGAAAAGCTTGCAAGATTTGCTACAGTAAAGCCAATTCATATGAAACTTTTGTCACAAGAGGAGTACAGCTATCTCTTCAAGGTATTGGCATTTGGAAGCGCAAATCCAGAGGACTATCCACAGTTATCATCCATCGGAAATGAGTTATCAACGCTGATGGGTAGGTCGTGCATCATTGGAAACGTTCTGGCTGATGTACTTAGAAAGAATCTCAACACCCAATTCTGGTTCCATGTCTTAAAAAGGTACAAAGGGACCTTAGAGAACAATATGTTATTGTTTGGTGACCACCCAAGAAGTATTGCTTGTAAAGATCGTCCAATAGACATCACAAAATTGATCTACTATCCGGCTCCATTTCAGATCTTGCCTCCTCACGTAGGATGTGATGTTTCTGCAACCCAGCTTCCTAGGGTTACATTTGGGGACTTGATAGTAGGCTCAGCTGCTCCTCCAAAGGAGATGTTCGAGCTCATGACATGGGAATCAAGGCTGCCTCCTTATTCCAAGATTGTACGGATCTGTGTTCAAAATAAGACTCAAAATGCTGCCCCATTGAGAAAGAAGCGTCGAGGAGTAGTTGCATAA
- the LOC101781622 gene encoding putative disease resistance protein At3g14460 isoform X2 produces METITSAATSDLISRALSFLIDKFTNRECMEEKVQRLQLLLLRVRTVIEEADGRCITNSGMLMQLKLLSERMYRGYYVLENFKYRPIVQSAGQEVSSSPALASSFGASIKRFRMMSNSTTRSSTVDDLDGALRSLETMVDTMKEFVMLIGGCERVCCNPYDTYLYLDNFMFSRYVEKQHVLNTLLQKNFNNQGAPAILPIIGGHKVGKRTLVSQICSNEKIRSHFSSILHISEQVISRIEHEKFPCVRTLVVIEFMLDVNEDDWMKFYSCVSGMGEGTKVIIISRLEKLARFATVKPIHMKLLSQEEYSYLFKVLAFGSANPEDYPQLSSIGNELSTLMGRSCIIGNVLADVLRKNLNTQFWFHVLKRSCLLT; encoded by the exons ATGGAGACGATTACATCTGCTGCTACCAGTGACCTAATTAGCCGTGCTCTCTCCTTTCTCATAGACAAGTTCACGAATCGAGAATGCATGGAGGAGAAGGTTCAGAGGCTGCAGCTTCTCCTGCTGAGAGTTCGTACGGTTATCGAGGAAGCAGATGGGCGATGTATCACAAACTCCGGTATGTTGATGCAGCTCAAGCTGCTTTCAGAGAGAATGTACCGAGGGTACTATGTGCTGGAAAACTTCAAGTATAGGCCCATAGTGCAGAGTGCTGGACAGGAGGTGAGTAGCTCCCCTGCACTTGCGTCATCTTTTGGGGCTTCTATAAAACGTTTCCGTATGATGAGTAACAGTACTACTAGGAGCTCAACTGTTGATGATCTTGACGGTGCTTTGCGGAGCTTAGAAACTATGGTGGATACAATGAAAGAGTTTGTTATGCTTATTGGGGGATGTGAACGCGTGTGCTGCAATCCCTATGACACGTATCTTTACCTCGATAACTTCATGTTCAGTCGCTATGTGGAAAAGCAGCATGTTCTCAACACACTGCTGCAgaaaaatttcaacaatcagGGTGCTCCAGCCATTCTTCCAATCATTGGTGGTCACAAGGTTGGCAAAAGAACTCTTGTTTCTCAAATATGCAGTAACGAGAAGATTCGGAGCCATTTCTCTTCAATATTGCATATTTCTGAGCAAGTCATAAGCAGAATAGAACATGAGAAATTCCCATGCGTGAGGACTTTGGTCGTGATTGAGTTTATGTTAGATGTGAATGAAGACGATTGGATGAAGTTCTATTCTTGTGTGTCAGGCATGGGTGAAGGAACCAAAGTGATAATCATAAGCAGGCTTGAAAAGCTTGCAAGATTTGCTACAGTAAAGCCAATTCATATGAAACTTTTGTCACAAGAGGAGTACAGCTATCTCTTCAAGGTATTGGCATTTGGAAGCGCAAATCCAGAGGACTATCCACAGTTATCATCCATCGGAAATGAGTTATCAACGCTGATGGGTAGGTCGTGCATCATTGGAAACGTTCTGGCTGATGTACTTAGAAAGAATCTCAACACCCAATTCTGGTTCCATGTCTTAAAAAG ATCTTGCCTCCTCACGTAG